The proteins below are encoded in one region of Apostichopus japonicus isolate 1M-3 chromosome 4, ASM3797524v1, whole genome shotgun sequence:
- the LOC139966157 gene encoding transcription initiation factor IIA subunit 2-like gives MSYQLYRNTTLGNSLQESLDEFIQARLISPQLALTVLLKFDRAINDALSNKIRNKLTFKGHLNTYRFCDNVWTFVLNDVEFKNGDIADKVKVVAVDGKSSAVPNASQD, from the exons ATGAGTTATCAGCTGTACAGAAATACAACATTGGGGAACAGTCTTCAGGAGAGTCTTGATGAATTTATTCAG GCCAGGCTAATATCTCCACAGTTGGCTTTGACCGTCCTACTGAAATTTGATCGAGCAATAAACGACGCATTGAGCAACAAGATCAGAAATAAACTGACATTCAAG GGCCATCTCAACACATACAGATTCTGTGATAATGTTTGGACATTTGTGCTAAATGATGTTGAATTTAAAAATGGGGATATCGCAGACAAAGTGAAGGTAGTCGCAGTGGATGGAAAGAGTTCTGCTGTTCCAAATGCCAGCCAAGACTGA